ACATCAGCGAGTGTCCGAATGTTTGGCCGAATTGATATTTTTTGAGGTACAATAGTACGGCGGCCAATTTCAAGGCCCAGGTATCTCCAGGGCGGCATCCGCTGAATCTTGTCCTGTTGCAGCTCGAACCCTGCAGCAATCAATGAATTGATTGTCAGGTCAAGCGCATGTGTAAGCATGTCGTCTGTCGGAGCGCAAACTAAGATGTCGTCCATGTAATGTTGGATTGTGACTTCCGGCATTGCAGCACGCACCGGGGACAGCAAGGAGGACACGTACCATTGGCAGATTACCGGCGAGTTCTTCATGCCTTGTGGTAATACTGTCCAATGATACCTCCTCCTTGGGGCTTCTCGGTTGATGGTGGGAACCGAGAAGGCGAAACGTGGGGCATCATCCGGATGGAGgggaatttggaaaaagcaatCTTTTATATCGATGACAGCCAATTGATGGTTTTGAGGGAGCATCGCCGGGGACGGCATCCCTGGTTGAAGAGACCCCATATCTTCAATGATGTCATTAATTTTGCGGAGGTCGTGGAGGAGCCGCCACTTGTTCTTATTGGGTTTTTTGATGACAAAGACTGGGGAGTTCCACGGTGACGTGGACTCCACCAGATGACCCTTCTGTAACTGCTCATCCACGAGCTCCTGGAGCGCCTTAAGTTTTTGTTTAGAAAGCGGCCACTGCTCTACCCAGACAGGGACATCTGATTTCCAATTAAGTTTCTGGGTAGGGCGCCCCTCAGTGACCGCTGCCCGAAAAACCGGAGGAGCCGATGGTAGGTCAATTTTGGCTCCCCATTGGGCAAGGAGGTCTCTTCCCCACAGGGGTTCcgaataatttaaaacaaacgGGCGAACAGAGGCCAATTGCCCGTCTGGCCCCATAATTTGAACGAAACTCCGAGACTGCTTTGCCAATTGGACCCCCCCGACACCCTGGATTTTTCCAGCCACGTTTTGCAGCTCCCAATGTGCCGGCCATTCCCTTGCGGGAATGATCGTCACATCTGCCCCGGTGTCCAAGAGTCCATGTAATGTGGTGGCCTCCCCATCCTTCTGTATGTGGCAGGTGAGCCGTGGCTTGTCCCCGGTGACAAATTGAGACCAAGCCACGGTAGGTGTTACTTCTGTGTCAGTGGTGGAATGACAGATTTCTGGGACAGGGATCGCTTGCGCAATCACCTGGCCCTTGGGCAGAAAGATGGGTGGCTGTGTGCAATGCAGGACGACAGAGAATAGGTGTATATGTGTGGACACCACCCCTGGCAAGATGTTGATGTGTGGTGGGGTGTATTTTGTGTCTCCGACAACGACATACTTACATTTGACCCGCCACCAAGTACCTTGTGCGTCTGGCGAGACGGAGACTTCCCGGAAACTGGTGTCTGTCAGGTGTAAGGGCTCGATGAGCTGGAGCCTGTACGGAGAGATATTAGAAGTGGTAGTCAGTATTGGATATGAGGTAGTCGAGTCCTGTGGATATGACAACGTAGGCGGATTAACCTGGGGAACCGCCTCCGGCtgttcccctcctcctccccccccgcGAGATGGAAAGTTCTCCGCCCTACTTTTATCTTTGCGCGGGGAGGCCTCGCGCTCTTGAGTTAGTTTTTTGAGTGCTGATCTGCCCGTTGAGGTTTCTGATGGAACTTAAAGTTATAAAACTCTTTCCTCAACGGGCAGTCAGGCATCCAATGCCCAGTCTTTTGGCATAAGTGGCACGGAGCATCGGCGCCGGGAGGTGGTCTTCGGATGGGACGGGGCGTCCGATGCGGTGCTGGATTATTGTCCTCTGCCGTGGTAGATTCTGCTACGGCGACTCTCCGCTGAGTTGGGCGCTGTCCTCTGGGAGTACTTTCGGGGAGGACAGACACCTTCCTTTCGCAAACTTGCAGCATTTGGGTCAGGTCCGGTGGAGGGTCAAAGGGGAGGCTGAGGATGGCAGCCTTGCACGCAGGATTTGCATTGGTGGCTGCCATCTCTGTCAGGATTTCCTCCCGGGTCGCCTCATCCCGCACCTGCATTTCTACCGCTTTCCTTAACCGCTCAGTAAAAAGAAGAAACGGTTCGTTATCTTCTTGTATGATTTTAGTATATGAAATGAGGGGAGCAGTAGGAGGTCTAAGGGCAGTGAACGCTTTCAATGCTGCAGATGTTGTTGCCTTAAGTGCCTCTGCAGGGATATACCAAGCCTGGTAGTTCCCGTCTGCCCAGTCCCCGATGCCACAAAGATGGTCTGTAGAAATCATTCCTCCCTCCGTGTCCCTGGCGGAGCTTGCATCTTGCCATAATTGAGGCAAAATCTTGCCTATCTCTCGTTTCCAATTTGCCTCCCAGAGACGGAACTCTGAGGGGCTAAGCAAGCACGAAAAGATCCGCCGGAGATCGGCAGGAATGACGATGGCATCTGTTAGTGTGGCCCTCAGGATTCCCCGGAAAAACTCACTTTCCCTGGAGTAATCCTTCTGGGCCTTACATAACTCTTTGATGGTTTGATTTGAAAAGGGGATCCACTGGGCCTGggtcctcccttccctccccggGATGTAAGAAACCGGAGCCGCGGAAAGGTTAAGCAGCGGCCCCTGGTTCCAGgccccagccccccccccaGCACCCGAtggagcgtgggaaccggaagaGGGAGCGTGGGAACCAGGGCCCGGGGCGGAAGAGGAGGAGCCGGTGACGGGGGCGGGGACCGATGGCGTTGTCCCCGCCTCAGAGGCGGAGGCTTCGAAAGGTGGAGCTGGGGGCGGAGCGCCGCGCAGAGGGAGGGGCGGAGGCAAGGGCGGAGCGGAGGGaactgaggaagaggaggggtcAGGGAAACGGAAAGGGTTTCGCGGGGAACGAAAGGGATTTCGGGAAGAAGGAGGCGTTTCGGCGGGAAAACCCATGAGGTCTCCGCCACTTTGGGATTCATCCGCGCCATCTTGTGATGGTGAATCTCCCAAAGGGgtaggggaaggaggaggataAAAACGAACAGATTTCGAACTTTTTAAACACCTAactggggaaaaggggggacagggagaaTCCCGAAGAGTCTGGCCAGGACTCCTCGGGCGGAGGGAAGGGACACCCTGAAGAGAGCCAGGAGGATGGTATAATTCCTGCGCGCTGCCATCGCGGGCTGCTCTCTTCAGGATCCCAGATCTTGGGGTAGAGGCAGAGGGAAAAGGGGTAGGGGAAGAACACGCAACCGAACTGGGGACGAACTCAGGTGAGGTTGGCTGCTCTTCCAATTGCCTCTTAGATCGTAAAAGGTCCCGAATAGTTGAGCTTAGATACGCGATTTTTAACATCTTAGAATCCCCCGAGCGGCACATACTGTTAGCTTTTAAAACGACATGGGACCAGAACGTATGGTTAAGAATCTGCTCGGGGTCTGTGGTAGGGAATTGGGAGAGGAGCCAAGCAAC
The genomic region above belongs to Passer domesticus isolate bPasDom1 chromosome 3, bPasDom1.hap1, whole genome shotgun sequence and contains:
- the LOC135296127 gene encoding uncharacterized protein LOC135296127 gives rise to the protein MGAKVSTTQKRLVRKVQGVLVVGGFDNVHKKDIKMLVAWLLSQFPTTDPEQILNHTFWSHVVLKANSMCRSGDSKMLKIAYLSSTIRDLLRSKRQLEEQPTSPEFVPSSVACSSPTPFPSASTPRSGILKRAARDGSAQELYHPPGSLQGVPSLRPRSPGQTLRDSPCPPFSPVRCLKSSKSVRFYPPPSPTPLGDSPSQDGADESQSGGDLMGFPAETPPSSRNPFRSPRNPFRFPDPSSSSVPSAPPLPPPLPLRGAPPPAPPFEASASEAGTTPSVPAPVTGSSSSAPGPGSHAPSSGSHAPSGAGGGAGAWNQGPLLNLSAAPVSYIPGREGRTQAQWIPFSNQTIKELCKAQKDYSRESEFFRGILRATLTDAIVIPADLRRIFSCLLSPSEFRLWEANWKREIGKILPQLWQDASSARDTEGGMISTDHLCGIGDWADGNYQAWYIPAEALKATTSAALKAFTALRPPTAPLISYTKIIQEDNEPFLLFTERLRKAVEMQVRDEATREEILTEMAATNANPACKAAILSLPFDPPPDLTQMLQVCERKVSVLPESTPRGQRPTQRRVAVAESTTAEDNNPAPHRTPRPIRRPPPGADAPCHLCQKTGHWMPDCPLRKEFYNFKFHQKPQRADQHSKN